The Rhodocytophaga rosea genome has a segment encoding these proteins:
- a CDS encoding DUF58 domain-containing protein, translating into MSSLYLNNRFFVAVGILVFLCMLGFAYSIWFAIAQVALLVFMVLVAVDIFMLYRYKKGILGRRDTAEKLSNGDENPVSIHLENHYPFFVALRVIDELPVQLQIRNHDIRTSLPSNTAKTLTYQLHPVKRGEYSFGALNVFVSTIFGFAGRRYRFDQDKMVPVYPSYLQMRQFELMAISNRLTELGIKKIRKIGQNREFEQVKEYVSGDDIRTVNWKATARRNNLMVNHYQDEKSQAVYSVIDKGRVMKMPFEGMSLLDYAINASLVISNIAIIKEDKAGIITFSNKVGTILPASKVHSHMRSVLETLYNQKTGFKESNFDSLYIQIKRHVKGRSLILLYTNFETLAALERQLPYLQRIAYNHVLVIIFFENTELKDLLEKPATNTEEIYLKTIAEKFAFEKKQIVKELTRHGIHAVLTTPKNLTINTINKYLELKARGMI; encoded by the coding sequence ATGTCTTCTCTCTACCTGAATAACCGGTTTTTTGTGGCTGTGGGCATACTTGTATTTTTATGTATGCTGGGTTTTGCGTACAGCATCTGGTTTGCCATTGCCCAGGTAGCATTGCTGGTATTTATGGTACTGGTAGCAGTAGATATTTTTATGTTGTATCGCTATAAGAAAGGCATTTTAGGCAGAAGAGACACAGCTGAAAAATTATCGAATGGAGATGAAAACCCAGTTAGTATTCACCTGGAAAATCATTATCCTTTTTTTGTAGCTTTGCGGGTGATAGATGAGCTTCCGGTTCAGCTACAAATCCGCAATCATGATATACGGACCAGTTTACCCAGTAATACAGCCAAAACGCTTACTTATCAGTTGCATCCGGTAAAACGGGGAGAATATAGTTTTGGAGCTTTAAATGTGTTTGTTTCCACAATTTTTGGTTTTGCTGGCCGCCGCTACCGTTTCGATCAGGACAAAATGGTGCCAGTGTATCCATCTTACCTGCAAATGCGCCAGTTTGAACTGATGGCTATTTCCAACCGGTTAACCGAATTGGGAATTAAAAAAATCAGGAAGATTGGGCAAAACCGGGAATTTGAGCAGGTAAAAGAATATGTAAGCGGCGATGATATCCGTACAGTAAACTGGAAAGCCACAGCCAGGCGGAATAACCTGATGGTAAATCACTACCAGGATGAAAAATCCCAGGCCGTATACAGTGTAATTGACAAAGGCAGGGTAATGAAAATGCCTTTTGAAGGAATGAGCCTGCTTGATTATGCCATTAATGCCAGTCTGGTGATTTCCAATATTGCCATCATCAAAGAGGATAAAGCCGGTATTATTACCTTCAGCAATAAAGTAGGTACGATTCTGCCAGCCAGCAAAGTGCATTCCCATATGCGCAGCGTGCTGGAAACGCTCTATAATCAGAAAACAGGTTTTAAAGAATCCAACTTCGATAGTTTATACATCCAGATCAAACGGCATGTAAAAGGCAGAAGTCTGATTTTGCTCTATACCAATTTTGAAACTCTTGCCGCTTTGGAGAGGCAATTGCCTTATCTGCAACGCATTGCCTATAATCACGTGCTGGTTATTATTTTCTTTGAGAATACAGAATTGAAAGATTTGCTCGAAAAACCGGCAACCAATACAGAAGAAATTTACTTGAAAACCATTGCCGAGAAATTTGCCTTCGAGAAGAAACAGATTGTAAAAGAACTCACCCGCCACGGCATTCATGCTGTACTGACCACTCCCAAAAATCTCACGATCAATACTATCAATAAATACTTAGAACTTAAGGCAAGAGGAATGATTTAG
- a CDS encoding NUDIX domain-containing protein: MEQHENPWKTLSTKFIYENPWIHVREDQVINPSGGNGIYGVIHMKNKAIGIVPLDEEGFTYLVGQYRYTLNEYSWETPMGGGQMDVDPLESAKRELKEETGFTAAQWTFVAHIHTSNSVTDEDGYVFLAQELTAGETEFEETEDLSIMKIHIKEAVEMVMDNRITDALSVAGILKVARLLGI, translated from the coding sequence ATGGAACAGCACGAAAACCCCTGGAAAACCCTGTCAACAAAGTTCATTTACGAAAATCCCTGGATTCATGTACGTGAAGACCAAGTAATTAATCCAAGTGGCGGAAATGGGATTTATGGAGTGATTCATATGAAAAACAAAGCCATTGGCATTGTCCCTTTGGATGAAGAAGGCTTTACGTATCTGGTAGGCCAATACCGTTATACCCTCAACGAATATTCCTGGGAAACCCCCATGGGTGGCGGGCAAATGGATGTTGATCCTTTAGAATCTGCCAAACGGGAACTGAAAGAAGAAACCGGTTTTACAGCTGCCCAATGGACGTTTGTTGCCCACATTCATACTTCCAATTCGGTTACGGATGAAGATGGATATGTGTTTTTAGCCCAGGAACTCACGGCTGGAGAAACTGAGTTTGAAGAGACGGAGGATCTATCCATTATGAAAATCCATATCAAGGAAGCCGTAGAAATGGTAATGGACAACCGCATTACAGATGCGCTAAGTGTAGCCGGCATTTTGAAAGTAGCCAGATTGCTGGGGATCTAA
- a CDS encoding NHL repeat-containing protein, which produces MKTHFYIYLFTLLHILFVYPLTKHPEKLSATTSISAKKKPSSLRQVWETDTLLRTPESVLYEPSENVLYVSNINGNGAVKDGNGFISKLTLEGQITTLEWATGLNAPKGMGISGNKLFVADIDRLVMFDLGSGAILKSYTIAEPVYLNDITVGESGIVYVSDNRNDKIYYLRNDSLQIFMEGESLQRPNGLYIEGNKLAVGSQKNNALQIIDLDSKKITKITDGLGASDGVEPAGRGAYFFSDWNGRVFWISSKGEKKLLLNTTAAKVNSADIEYISSKKLLFVPTFNGNTVVAYRVR; this is translated from the coding sequence ATGAAAACTCATTTTTATATCTATTTATTTACCCTGCTTCATATCTTATTTGTTTATCCATTAACCAAACATCCGGAAAAACTTTCTGCTACAACCAGTATTTCTGCTAAAAAAAAACCTAGTTCGTTACGCCAGGTGTGGGAAACAGATACGTTGCTACGCACTCCGGAGTCTGTTTTATATGAACCCTCAGAAAATGTCCTCTATGTTTCTAATATTAATGGGAATGGTGCGGTTAAAGATGGGAATGGGTTTATTTCCAAACTCACACTGGAAGGGCAAATTACAACTTTGGAATGGGCGACTGGCTTGAATGCACCCAAAGGAATGGGCATTTCCGGCAATAAATTATTTGTAGCAGACATCGACAGATTGGTGATGTTTGACCTGGGTTCGGGCGCAATATTAAAGAGTTATACTATTGCTGAACCTGTATATCTGAATGACATTACCGTGGGAGAAAGCGGGATTGTATATGTATCCGATAACCGGAATGATAAAATCTACTATCTGCGGAACGATTCCCTGCAAATATTTATGGAAGGAGAAAGCCTGCAACGGCCTAATGGGTTATATATAGAAGGTAATAAACTGGCGGTTGGCAGCCAGAAAAATAATGCGCTACAAATCATTGATCTGGATAGTAAAAAAATCACCAAAATTACCGATGGCTTGGGTGCTTCGGATGGTGTAGAACCGGCAGGCAGAGGTGCCTACTTCTTCTCCGACTGGAATGGGCGGGTATTCTGGATTAGCAGCAAAGGCGAAAAAAAATTATTATTAAATACAACTGCTGCCAAAGTCAACTCCGCTGATATTGAATACATATCCAGCAAAAAATTATTATTTGTTCCCACCTTCAACGGCAACACCGTCGTAGCGTATCGGGTGAGATGA
- a CDS encoding zinc-dependent alcohol dehydrogenase family protein produces MPTTIRSVRFAEAGKPADVLRVEEVPMPEPKPGEVRIRVHVSPINPSDISFIQNQYGIKPQFPSGAGFEGMGTIDAIGEEVSQKMGTRMSFTTIGAWSQYVTVPAKTIIPIPDALPDETAAQLFVNPFTAYAMVQESGVQPGGWLLLTAAGSAFGQMVIQLCKMKGIRTIGTVRRNDMIARLKELGADEIINTEEEKLPKRVMEITSSKGVPCVLDAVGGKTGASALQSLAYGGTMLVYGLLSLENIPVNSGLMIFKALHIRGFWLTDWMRHAEENKRTEVRETVIELLASGKVKLPVEKVYPLEQIKQAVTHADAPGRTGKILLSL; encoded by the coding sequence ATGCCTACAACTATACGCAGTGTCCGGTTTGCAGAGGCCGGAAAACCGGCAGATGTCCTTAGAGTTGAAGAAGTACCTATGCCTGAACCAAAACCCGGAGAAGTCAGGATACGGGTCCATGTTAGTCCCATTAATCCGTCGGATATTTCGTTTATTCAGAATCAATATGGCATCAAACCGCAGTTCCCTTCAGGCGCAGGGTTCGAAGGAATGGGTACGATAGATGCAATAGGTGAAGAAGTAAGCCAAAAAATGGGAACCAGGATGAGCTTTACCACAATCGGTGCCTGGTCGCAGTATGTAACAGTGCCAGCTAAAACTATTATTCCAATTCCGGATGCATTACCGGATGAAACAGCCGCCCAACTGTTTGTAAATCCATTCACCGCTTATGCTATGGTACAGGAATCCGGTGTACAACCTGGCGGATGGCTCCTGCTGACAGCAGCTGGTTCTGCTTTCGGGCAAATGGTGATCCAGTTATGTAAGATGAAAGGAATCCGCACCATTGGCACTGTCCGCAGGAATGACATGATCGCCCGGTTAAAGGAATTAGGCGCGGATGAAATAATTAATACAGAAGAAGAAAAATTACCGAAGCGGGTGATGGAAATTACCAGCAGTAAAGGTGTTCCCTGTGTACTGGATGCCGTAGGTGGCAAAACCGGAGCTTCTGCCTTACAATCGTTAGCATACGGAGGCACTATGCTGGTATATGGATTGCTGAGTCTGGAAAATATTCCGGTCAATAGTGGCCTGATGATTTTCAAAGCCTTGCATATCCGGGGTTTCTGGCTCACCGACTGGATGCGCCACGCAGAGGAAAACAAGCGCACAGAAGTACGGGAAACGGTGATTGAACTGCTTGCCTCAGGTAAAGTGAAACTTCCGGTAGAGAAGGTTTATCCATTAGAACAAATCAAACAGGCGGTTACTCATGCAGATGCTCCCGGCCGGACAGGAAAAATTTTACTTTCTCTATGA
- a CDS encoding macro domain-containing protein, which produces MKIILSDTNHSVIKAWQLYFKDCQDVEIFAGSIFETGCNAIVSPANSFGFMDGGLDLAISNYLGWHVQAILQAKIKQKYHGELLVGQAEIVETGHPKIPYLISAPTMRVPLILNTTVNVYLAMRAVLLLIKYCKLDNGTPVKEVVRAVSISGLGTGVGKVPADICARQMRVAYDEVILDKVSFPSSWVDAQQKNQLLYTQQTRDLQYYQNLDWDKTE; this is translated from the coding sequence ATGAAAATAATCCTTTCAGATACAAACCATAGTGTAATCAAAGCCTGGCAGCTATATTTCAAAGATTGTCAGGATGTTGAGATTTTTGCCGGTTCTATATTTGAAACGGGATGCAATGCTATTGTAAGCCCTGCCAATTCATTCGGATTTATGGATGGCGGACTGGATTTAGCAATTTCCAACTATTTAGGATGGCATGTACAAGCAATATTGCAGGCTAAAATAAAACAGAAATACCATGGAGAACTATTAGTAGGACAAGCAGAAATTGTAGAAACAGGTCATCCAAAAATTCCTTATCTGATTTCTGCTCCTACCATGCGGGTACCCTTGATACTAAATACTACCGTAAACGTATACTTAGCCATGCGAGCGGTTTTATTACTAATAAAATATTGCAAACTAGACAACGGAACTCCTGTTAAAGAAGTAGTAAGGGCTGTTTCCATTTCAGGTTTAGGTACTGGCGTAGGTAAAGTACCGGCTGACATTTGTGCCAGACAAATGAGAGTAGCCTATGATGAAGTTATTTTAGATAAAGTCAGCTTTCCATCTTCCTGGGTTGATGCCCAGCAAAAGAACCAGTTATTATATACTCAACAAACCAGGGATCTGCAATATTATCAGAACTTAGATTGGGATAAAACAGAATGA
- a CDS encoding short chain dehydrogenase, with amino-acid sequence MKIILVGATGTIGRKLYDELSPRYEVIKASANRGDVKVDITSTDSIRKMYQQVGSFDAMVITAGSGYIGPFEQTTEEHFYRGIRSKMMGQINLVMIGKDYINDNGSFTITSGILADEPIKGAVVLNTINSALHGFVMGATVELKRGIRLNVISPGMVEDSLEELGPFFPGHIPVPMDKVVKAYLKSVEGVINGQVLRVY; translated from the coding sequence ATGAAAATCATATTAGTGGGTGCAACTGGCACCATCGGAAGGAAATTATACGACGAATTATCTCCCAGGTATGAGGTGATTAAAGCAAGCGCCAACCGGGGAGATGTAAAAGTGGATATCACTTCCACTGATTCTATCCGGAAAATGTACCAGCAGGTTGGCTCTTTTGATGCGATGGTGATAACAGCAGGTAGTGGCTATATAGGGCCCTTTGAACAAACAACTGAAGAACATTTTTACCGGGGTATCCGCAGCAAAATGATGGGACAGATCAATCTGGTCATGATCGGCAAAGATTACATAAATGATAACGGTTCTTTTACTATTACTTCCGGCATTCTGGCGGATGAGCCTATCAAAGGAGCGGTTGTGCTCAATACCATCAACAGTGCTTTACATGGATTTGTAATGGGTGCAACTGTCGAACTTAAAAGAGGCATCCGCCTGAATGTCATTAGCCCAGGCATGGTAGAAGATTCCCTGGAAGAACTGGGTCCTTTCTTTCCCGGACATATTCCGGTTCCTATGGATAAAGTAGTAAAAGCGTATCTGAAAAGTGTAGAAGGAGTAATTAACGGGCAGGTTTTAAGAGTGTATTAA
- a CDS encoding SDR family NAD(P)-dependent oxidoreductase: MDLQLTNKTALVTGSTAGIGLAIAQKLLEEGASVIITGRTHERIQEAIQQLKKQLPQASVSGVPVDFGKKAEIDALLKQVPDVDILVNNVGIFEPKEFAQIPDEDWLRFYEVNVMSGIRLSRHYFPRMLQKNWGRIIFISSESAVQIPEEMIHYGMTKTAQLAIARGLAELTKGTDVTVNSILPGPTLSEGVGGFIESMAKQQNLTKEQMEQNFFQSARPSSLIRRFASTDEVANMVTYIASPLASATNGAALRVDGGVVRSIV, from the coding sequence ATGGATCTGCAACTTACAAATAAAACGGCTCTGGTCACCGGATCAACCGCCGGAATAGGTTTAGCTATCGCCCAGAAATTGCTCGAAGAAGGCGCTTCTGTTATTATTACAGGCCGGACTCATGAGCGTATTCAGGAAGCCATCCAACAGCTGAAGAAACAACTGCCACAAGCTTCTGTAAGCGGCGTTCCAGTGGATTTTGGCAAAAAAGCAGAAATAGATGCATTATTAAAGCAGGTGCCAGATGTAGATATTCTGGTAAACAATGTAGGCATTTTTGAACCCAAAGAATTTGCCCAGATTCCGGATGAAGACTGGCTGCGCTTTTATGAGGTGAATGTGATGAGTGGCATCCGCTTGTCGAGGCACTATTTCCCCAGGATGCTGCAAAAAAACTGGGGTCGTATTATTTTTATTTCCAGTGAATCGGCCGTTCAGATTCCCGAAGAAATGATTCATTATGGCATGACTAAAACTGCCCAGTTAGCCATTGCCAGGGGTTTAGCTGAACTCACCAAAGGAACCGATGTAACGGTTAATTCTATCCTGCCCGGACCTACTTTATCTGAAGGGGTTGGCGGTTTTATTGAAAGTATGGCTAAGCAACAGAATCTCACCAAAGAGCAAATGGAGCAGAATTTTTTCCAGAGTGCAAGGCCCAGTTCACTTATCCGGCGCTTTGCCAGTACCGATGAAGTAGCCAATATGGTCACGTATATTGCCAGTCCCCTGGCATCGGCTACCAATGGTGCTGCCCTTCGGGTGGATGGCGGTGTGGTGCGGAGTATTGTGTAA
- a CDS encoding polyprenol monophosphomannose synthase — MKERIVVIPTFNEIENIEAIIRKVFSLSLPFDMLIVDDGSPDGTALKVKELQQEFSGRLHLEERKGKLGLGTAYIHGFKYGLRNGYQYLFEMDADFSHNPEDLVRLYEACAGQGNDVAIGSRYVTGVNVVNWPMSRVLMSYFASKYVRFITGLPIHDTTAGFKCYHHRVLEVINLDSIRFVGYAFQIEMKFLAWKYGFRLIEVPIIFTDRTKGQSKMSKGIFKEAILGVLRIKLKSLFTNYRQPAV; from the coding sequence GTGAAAGAACGCATTGTAGTTATTCCAACATTTAACGAAATTGAAAACATTGAAGCGATCATCCGCAAGGTATTTTCGCTAAGTCTCCCTTTTGACATGCTTATTGTAGACGATGGTTCTCCAGATGGCACTGCGCTGAAAGTAAAGGAATTACAACAGGAATTTTCCGGCAGATTACATTTAGAAGAAAGAAAAGGTAAACTAGGCCTGGGTACAGCCTATATTCATGGCTTTAAGTATGGCTTGCGGAATGGATACCAGTATTTGTTTGAGATGGATGCCGATTTTTCTCATAACCCGGAAGATCTGGTGCGGCTCTATGAAGCTTGTGCCGGGCAGGGAAATGATGTGGCGATTGGTTCCAGGTATGTAACAGGCGTAAATGTGGTAAACTGGCCCATGAGCCGGGTACTGATGTCCTATTTTGCGAGTAAATATGTCCGTTTTATTACCGGTTTACCTATTCATGATACGACAGCCGGTTTTAAATGTTATCATCACCGGGTACTGGAGGTAATTAATCTGGATAGTATCCGTTTTGTGGGGTATGCCTTCCAGATTGAAATGAAATTTCTGGCCTGGAAATATGGATTCCGGCTGATAGAAGTGCCTATTATTTTCACTGACCGTACCAAAGGACAATCTAAAATGTCGAAAGGTATTTTTAAAGAGGCAATCCTGGGTGTATTGCGGATTAAACTAAAAAGTTTATTTACCAATTACCGCCAGCCAGCTGTCTAA
- a CDS encoding glycosyltransferase family 87 protein yields the protein MTIQNKAIDAVIRRLNNTRFIALTYAAITLIVSLIQYFSSPKFIEGYPVGYTRYNNYVIFKQSFFHLINNQDLYILYLQQQWDLYKYSPTFALLMAPLAVLPDIVGLFLWNALNTLPLFIAIWSLPFHQDKLKVFILWFILQELLTSIQNAQSNGLMAALLILAFNSFERKKVWLAALCIVLAFYIKIFGIVAAVLFLFYPDKLKFIGYSVLWGIVLLLLPLIVISPDQLVFLYKSWQQMLAADHSASYGLSVMGWLYTWFGLELSKTLVLLAGVVLFCVPLLKFRAYNNKLFRILFLASILIWIVIFNHKAESPTFIIAMCGVGIWYFFQKRDKLNLTLVILAFVFTSLSPTDIFPPFLRQQLVYPYVLKAAFCIFIWFRLLYQLLTENYVPEPEVEKTNI from the coding sequence ATGACCATTCAGAATAAAGCAATTGATGCTGTTATAAGAAGACTCAACAATACAAGATTTATTGCACTGACATATGCAGCCATCACGCTTATTGTCAGCCTGATACAATACTTTTCTTCGCCTAAGTTTATTGAAGGCTATCCGGTAGGATATACCCGCTATAATAATTATGTAATTTTTAAGCAGTCGTTTTTTCATCTGATCAACAACCAGGATTTGTATATTCTTTACCTCCAGCAGCAATGGGATTTATATAAGTATAGCCCAACATTTGCCCTGCTGATGGCACCCCTGGCTGTGTTGCCTGATATAGTAGGCCTTTTCTTATGGAATGCATTGAATACTCTTCCGTTGTTTATTGCGATCTGGAGTTTACCATTTCACCAGGATAAGTTGAAAGTATTTATTCTCTGGTTTATTTTACAAGAGTTGCTTACTTCCATTCAAAATGCCCAGAGCAACGGACTGATGGCGGCTTTACTTATTCTGGCTTTCAACAGTTTTGAACGCAAGAAAGTATGGCTGGCGGCACTGTGTATTGTGCTTGCATTCTATATTAAAATATTCGGAATTGTAGCGGCTGTCTTGTTTCTTTTCTATCCGGATAAACTTAAATTTATTGGCTATTCAGTATTGTGGGGAATTGTATTATTACTGCTTCCCCTGATAGTAATTTCACCGGATCAACTTGTATTTTTATATAAAAGCTGGCAGCAGATGCTGGCAGCAGATCATTCAGCATCGTATGGTTTATCAGTAATGGGCTGGCTCTATACCTGGTTTGGACTTGAGTTATCCAAAACACTGGTTTTACTGGCTGGAGTGGTTCTATTTTGTGTGCCACTGCTGAAGTTCAGGGCATATAATAACAAACTATTTCGCATCTTGTTTCTGGCGTCTATTCTGATCTGGATTGTGATTTTTAACCATAAAGCTGAATCGCCGACTTTCATTATTGCTATGTGCGGGGTAGGTATCTGGTATTTTTTCCAGAAACGGGATAAGCTGAACCTGACCTTAGTAATACTGGCTTTTGTATTTACTTCCCTCTCTCCTACGGATATTTTTCCGCCATTCCTGAGGCAACAACTGGTGTATCCCTATGTGCTCAAAGCAGCCTTCTGTATTTTTATCTGGTTCAGGCTTCTCTACCAGCTCCTCACAGAAAATTATGTTCCGGAACCTGAAGTAGAAAAAACCAATATTTAA
- a CDS encoding glycosyltransferase family protein, translating into MTVSGFSYIRNGFTYGYPFLQAFQSILPLCDEFIVAVGDSTDGTREAIVNLNSPKIKIIDTVWDENMRKGGKIFAQQANIALDHISGDWGFHIQADEVIHEHDLDTIYRAMNTYKDDLEVEGFLFHFLNFFGSYDYIGNTRKWHRKEIRIIRNHLNIHSYRDSQGFRKYPSIHAYENGHKGLKLHVKQIEVPVFHYSYVRPPKLMQKKSMFFHKFWNDDSWLDKQEKKEEYDYYQIDDLKRFTGSHPKLMHPVIANRDWDFDGEKIRRIFTPREKMLYLIEKYSGIRIGEYKNYKLI; encoded by the coding sequence ATGACAGTTAGTGGATTTTCCTATATAAGAAATGGATTCACCTATGGGTATCCATTCTTACAAGCCTTCCAGTCTATTTTACCTTTGTGTGATGAATTTATTGTTGCTGTTGGAGATTCTACTGATGGCACCCGCGAGGCAATTGTCAATTTAAATTCTCCTAAAATAAAAATAATTGATACGGTGTGGGATGAAAACATGCGAAAGGGAGGGAAAATTTTTGCCCAGCAGGCAAACATTGCCCTCGATCATATCAGTGGTGACTGGGGCTTTCATATTCAGGCTGATGAAGTAATACATGAGCATGATCTGGATACGATTTATCGTGCTATGAATACATATAAAGACGATCTTGAAGTAGAAGGATTTTTATTTCATTTTCTAAATTTTTTTGGCAGTTATGACTATATAGGCAATACCAGAAAATGGCATAGGAAGGAAATCAGAATCATTCGGAATCATTTGAATATTCATTCATACAGGGATTCACAAGGTTTCAGGAAATACCCTTCTATACATGCCTATGAAAATGGGCACAAAGGATTGAAATTACATGTTAAACAAATAGAAGTGCCGGTTTTTCATTATTCTTATGTAAGGCCTCCTAAATTAATGCAAAAAAAATCAATGTTTTTTCACAAGTTCTGGAACGATGACAGCTGGCTTGACAAACAAGAGAAAAAGGAAGAATACGACTATTACCAGATAGATGATCTGAAACGCTTTACAGGATCTCATCCCAAACTTATGCATCCGGTTATTGCAAATCGAGACTGGGATTTTGATGGAGAGAAAATCAGACGAATTTTCACTCCCCGGGAGAAAATGTTATATCTCATTGAAAAATACTCGGGCATCCGTATCGGGGAATACAAAAACTACAAATTGATTTAA
- a CDS encoding FkbM family methyltransferase → MFSAKKYINLIRYINNWPHYFTAKYFDSSQDPVKFTAKHQVRVQVPKGGIMPIFKEIFMEDLYEIDFLKKRLPDNPVIVDVGANVGFFSLFMASQFPKAAVYAFEPLPGNFKHLEKHFQLNPDKKLVAQNKAVAGSKGTLTLHYNPEVNFTALASMHTTFDASNTRQVEVESVSLPDIFNQFNLQKIDLLKLDCEGAEYDILYQCPAELFPRISQIAMETHAGKKPNENTEALAAYLQKQGYQLKSDANHFIWAWRN, encoded by the coding sequence ATGTTTTCAGCTAAGAAATATATTAACCTGATCCGTTATATTAACAACTGGCCTCATTATTTTACGGCTAAGTATTTTGATTCCAGCCAGGACCCGGTAAAATTTACGGCGAAACATCAGGTAAGGGTGCAAGTGCCAAAAGGGGGAATTATGCCCATTTTCAAGGAAATTTTCATGGAGGATCTCTATGAAATCGATTTTCTGAAAAAGCGCTTGCCTGATAATCCCGTGATTGTGGATGTGGGAGCCAACGTAGGTTTTTTCTCTTTGTTTATGGCTTCGCAATTTCCTAAAGCAGCTGTTTATGCTTTTGAGCCATTGCCTGGAAATTTCAAACACCTGGAGAAGCATTTTCAGTTAAACCCGGATAAAAAACTGGTAGCCCAGAACAAAGCCGTTGCCGGTAGTAAAGGTACCCTCACTTTACATTATAATCCGGAAGTAAATTTTACAGCGCTTGCTTCCATGCATACCACGTTTGATGCCTCGAATACCCGGCAAGTGGAGGTAGAATCGGTAAGTTTGCCAGATATCTTCAATCAATTTAATCTTCAGAAAATAGACCTGCTTAAATTAGATTGTGAAGGCGCAGAGTATGATATTTTGTATCAATGCCCGGCAGAGTTGTTTCCCAGAATAAGCCAGATTGCCATGGAAACGCATGCAGGTAAAAAGCCAAATGAAAATACAGAAGCCTTAGCCGCTTATTTGCAGAAACAGGGCTATCAGCTCAAGTCGGATGCAAACCATTTTATCTGGGCATGGAGAAATTAA
- a CDS encoding glycosyltransferase family 4 protein: MKIAFFCSSEAWGGLEMNLYRLAVRLKARGHEIKVFAFPGSSFFQQAQKSGLSPVALRVKRHYTDFRSAARLARLLKQEEYKVLLFSIAKDNYIAGWAKIFFYRQLHIIYIQQMILGIPKKSLIQTFLYRNLSAWVSPSHVLATQVTQQTHMPVDRIHIVPLGIETETFSNHTIGKAEARRRLELPKNVFMAGTVGRLDPSKGQDVLIKAIGLLKQKNIKIHALFVGKETFGDTRKYPQSLKELSIQLQVETQIHFRDFTSEPALAFTALDVFVMSSHAEAFGMVTVEAMASGLPVIGTQTGGTPEILEEGNLGLLFPPNDHKNLAEALEKIYLDADLRKTLGVKARQSAIQKYSYQAQCTLLENVISKILQEN; encoded by the coding sequence ATGAAAATAGCCTTTTTCTGTTCTTCTGAAGCCTGGGGCGGCCTGGAAATGAACCTGTATAGGCTGGCGGTCAGGTTGAAAGCGAGAGGACATGAGATCAAGGTATTTGCTTTTCCAGGAAGTTCATTTTTTCAGCAAGCGCAAAAATCTGGTTTATCACCGGTAGCTTTACGGGTGAAACGCCACTATACAGATTTCCGCTCGGCGGCCAGATTAGCCAGACTATTGAAACAGGAAGAGTATAAGGTTTTACTGTTTTCTATTGCAAAGGACAATTATATAGCCGGCTGGGCCAAGATTTTTTTCTATCGGCAACTGCATATTATCTATATCCAGCAAATGATTCTGGGTATTCCGAAAAAAAGCCTTATCCAGACATTTTTGTACCGGAATCTTTCAGCCTGGGTTTCTCCTTCACACGTACTTGCCACACAGGTTACCCAGCAAACACATATGCCAGTGGACCGCATTCACATTGTTCCCCTGGGTATAGAAACAGAAACATTTTCCAATCATACTATCGGTAAGGCAGAGGCTCGCAGAAGATTAGAACTTCCGAAAAATGTGTTTATGGCTGGCACTGTTGGCAGACTTGATCCTTCCAAAGGACAGGATGTATTGATAAAAGCTATCGGTTTGCTGAAACAAAAAAACATTAAAATACATGCTTTATTTGTAGGCAAAGAAACATTTGGTGATACCCGTAAATACCCCCAATCGCTCAAAGAATTAAGCATACAGCTACAGGTAGAAACTCAGATTCATTTCAGAGATTTCACTTCAGAGCCTGCGCTTGCGTTTACTGCCCTGGATGTATTCGTGATGTCTTCGCATGCGGAGGCTTTTGGCATGGTAACCGTTGAAGCTATGGCCTCAGGATTGCCAGTAATTGGGACACAAACGGGAGGTACGCCAGAAATACTCGAAGAAGGAAATTTGGGTTTGCTTTTTCCGCCTAACGATCACAAAAATCTGGCAGAGGCACTTGAGAAAATATACCTGGACGCTGATTTACGAAAAACTTTAGGCGTAAAGGCCAGGCAGTCAGCCATTCAGAAGTACAGCTATCAGGCGCAATGTACATTACTGGAAAATGTAATAAGTAAGATATTGCAGGAAAATTGA